Proteins from a genomic interval of Cardiobacteriaceae bacterium TAE3-ERU3:
- the lpxC gene encoding UDP-3-O-acyl-N-acetylglucosamine deacetylase, giving the protein MTRQRTIKMPVSGSGIGLHSGNRVDIRILPASVNTGIVFRRIDLKPQVDIPARADWVRDTMLCTALVNPQGIRVATIEHLMSALAGLGVDNVIIELNAAEVPIMDGSAAPFVYLLQKAGIQAQDAARKFIAVHETVEVRDGDKWARIIPFNGMRFDFRIDFDHPVFRNRNKHARLDVDAESYVRHISRARTFGFLKDIEYLHSNGLALGGSLDNAVVVDDYRIMNEQGLRYDDEFVRHKLLDAMGDLYLAGAPILGWYMGYKSGHDLNNKLCLALLEARASWAWKELDEEDQAKDATVGNAVGNTLLGGSF; this is encoded by the coding sequence ATGACCAGACAACGCACAATTAAAATGCCGGTTTCCGGCTCCGGGATTGGTTTACACAGCGGCAACCGTGTCGATATCCGTATACTGCCTGCATCGGTAAATACGGGTATTGTCTTTCGTCGTATAGACCTCAAGCCACAAGTTGATATACCTGCACGCGCTGATTGGGTACGGGATACGATGTTGTGTACGGCATTGGTTAATCCGCAAGGTATTCGAGTCGCGACTATTGAACACTTGATGTCAGCACTTGCCGGGCTTGGGGTTGATAACGTTATTATCGAGCTCAATGCTGCTGAAGTGCCTATTATGGACGGCTCAGCTGCGCCTTTTGTGTACCTGCTGCAAAAAGCAGGTATTCAGGCTCAGGATGCTGCTCGTAAGTTTATTGCAGTCCATGAGACTGTTGAAGTGCGTGATGGTGACAAGTGGGCGCGTATCATTCCGTTTAACGGTATGCGTTTTGATTTTAGAATTGACTTTGATCACCCCGTCTTTCGCAACCGCAATAAGCATGCCCGTTTGGACGTTGATGCAGAATCTTACGTGCGCCATATTAGCCGTGCCAGAACGTTCGGCTTTTTGAAAGACATTGAGTATTTGCACAGCAATGGTCTTGCCTTGGGTGGCAGCTTGGACAATGCAGTCGTCGTCGATGATTATCGAATCATGAATGAGCAAGGGCTGCGCTACGATGATGAGTTCGTGCGCCATAAATTACTCGACGCGATGGGTGATTTGTATTTGGCTGGAGCGCCAATTCTTGGCTGGTATATGGGCTATAAGTCAGGGCATGATCTCAATAACAAGCTCTGTTTGGCGCTTCTTGAAGCACGTGCTTCGTGGGCGTGGAAAGAGCTTGATGAAGAGGATCAGGCCAAAGATGCTACAGTAGGTAATGCTGTTGGCAACACCTTGCTCGGCGGCTCTTTTTAA
- the ftsZ gene encoding cell division protein FtsZ, producing the protein MAFELMEEQETMRHVLIKVVGVGGGGCNAVRQMTDFDLEGIELIAVNTDMQVLQKSPIQHKLQLGVETTKGLGAGSKPEVGRRAAEEDRERIQETLVGADMVFIAAGMGGGTGTGAAPVIAEIARDMGILTVAIVTKPFFFEGAQRMKKAEAGLEILKKSVDCLIVIPNDRISAVMGAEATLLGSFKTVDDVLKNGVQSIANVIQREGLINMDLEDVKTIMSERGIAMMGTGEAEGEDRARAATEKAISSPLLENIDLSRARGLLVNITASSSIKQYEYTAVGELVNSLVDEEKVNVKIGVMLDDDLGEVFRVTVVATGINSDDELLAEQADTDEVEEDDGYIGLDIPAILRNKAR; encoded by the coding sequence ATGGCTTTTGAGTTAATGGAAGAACAGGAAACAATGCGTCACGTGCTGATTAAAGTGGTTGGCGTAGGCGGTGGCGGTTGTAACGCTGTTCGCCAAATGACTGATTTTGATCTAGAAGGTATTGAACTAATCGCGGTTAATACCGACATGCAAGTGCTGCAAAAAAGCCCTATTCAACATAAATTGCAGCTCGGTGTTGAGACAACAAAAGGCTTGGGCGCAGGTTCTAAGCCAGAAGTGGGCCGCCGCGCGGCTGAAGAGGATCGCGAGCGCATTCAAGAGACTTTGGTCGGTGCAGATATGGTGTTTATCGCTGCTGGTATGGGCGGTGGTACCGGTACGGGTGCAGCGCCAGTCATCGCTGAAATTGCGCGCGATATGGGCATTCTCACGGTAGCTATTGTTACCAAGCCTTTCTTCTTTGAAGGCGCACAGCGCATGAAAAAAGCAGAAGCTGGATTGGAAATACTGAAAAAGTCAGTTGACTGCCTGATCGTGATCCCTAATGACCGTATTTCTGCAGTAATGGGCGCGGAAGCGACCTTACTTGGTTCGTTCAAGACCGTTGACGACGTCCTTAAAAATGGCGTACAGAGCATTGCCAATGTGATCCAGCGCGAAGGCCTGATCAATATGGACTTGGAAGACGTCAAGACAATTATGTCCGAGCGTGGTATTGCTATGATGGGTACAGGCGAAGCTGAAGGCGAAGACCGTGCACGTGCCGCTACAGAAAAAGCAATCTCCTCACCACTATTGGAAAATATCGACTTGTCTCGTGCACGTGGTTTGCTGGTCAATATCACGGCGAGTTCATCAATTAAACAATACGAATACACAGCCGTTGGCGAGTTGGTTAATAGCCTTGTAGATGAAGAAAAAGTTAACGTCAAAATCGGCGTTATGCTTGATGATGATTTGGGCGAAGTCTTCCGCGTCACAGTCGTGGCGACGGGCATCAATAGCGATGATGAATTGCTAGCTGAGCAGGCAGATACTGATGAGGTTGAGGAAGATGACGGTTATATCGGGCTTGATATTCCGGCTATCTTACGCAATAAAGCCCGTTAA
- the ftsA gene encoding cell division protein FtsA: MKNRSVEVLVDVGSAAVRVAIAEIGGPAGIELLGVGCVRSQGMRRGFIVDMEKLRNSLEYAIDDAERSAELKINSAWYAIGGEILALNTDAHTAIRQRNVTEQDMALLRADAVRNASDSRYHLLHALRQHYMVDEHEGIEQPKGMIADRLGVRMHVIQAPITNVRNLERCSEGAGIGTDGFMFSGLAAAESVVTEDERQLGCCVADIGAGTIDFVAWIQGQPVYSGSLPIGGEHASSDLAQLLKTPRAYAETLKCSKGSLDTADDQGEVSVSSTGLQGQRQYKRKDVNEILRQRYSEMLSLLTKELHRGGCLRHMHAGLILTGGAARMRGLAQFATEQSNLSVRVARPAPIPGLAGRDDEYCFATVVGMAALLAEPEEDGAWETQPKQGIIDKLKSFFQRQ, encoded by the coding sequence ATGAAAAATCGATCAGTAGAAGTCTTGGTAGATGTGGGCAGTGCGGCAGTGCGAGTGGCGATTGCTGAAATTGGAGGCCCCGCGGGGATTGAATTGCTCGGCGTTGGGTGTGTCAGAAGTCAGGGTATGCGTCGTGGTTTTATCGTCGATATGGAAAAGCTTCGCAATAGCCTGGAATATGCGATCGACGATGCAGAACGTAGTGCGGAATTAAAAATTAACAGTGCATGGTATGCCATCGGTGGCGAGATACTTGCGCTTAATACAGATGCTCATACGGCCATTCGTCAGCGTAATGTCACTGAGCAGGATATGGCGCTATTGCGTGCTGATGCTGTACGTAATGCCTCCGACAGTCGCTATCACTTATTGCATGCTTTGCGTCAGCATTATATGGTCGATGAACACGAAGGTATTGAGCAGCCAAAAGGCATGATTGCGGATCGACTTGGCGTGCGTATGCATGTTATTCAAGCACCGATAACCAATGTACGTAACCTTGAGCGATGCAGTGAAGGTGCGGGCATTGGTACAGATGGATTCATGTTTTCTGGTTTGGCAGCTGCTGAGTCGGTAGTGACAGAAGACGAGCGCCAATTAGGTTGCTGCGTTGCAGATATAGGTGCGGGTACGATTGATTTTGTTGCCTGGATACAGGGTCAGCCAGTCTATTCTGGATCGTTACCCATAGGCGGTGAGCACGCTTCTTCGGATCTGGCACAATTGCTCAAAACACCACGGGCTTATGCTGAAACCCTAAAATGCAGTAAAGGTAGCTTGGATACAGCGGATGATCAGGGTGAGGTCAGTGTATCGAGTACTGGCTTGCAAGGGCAGCGACAGTATAAGCGTAAGGACGTTAATGAAATACTGCGCCAGCGTTATAGCGAAATGCTGAGTTTGCTGACCAAAGAGTTACACCGTGGCGGCTGTCTACGCCATATGCACGCAGGTTTGATTTTGACTGGTGGTGCTGCTCGGATGCGTGGATTGGCGCAATTTGCCACGGAACAGAGCAATCTTTCCGTCCGCGTTGCACGGCCAGCGCCGATTCCGGGCCTTGCTGGGCGAGATGATGAGTATTGCTTTGCTACAGTCGTTGGTATGGCGGCTCTTTTGGCTGAGCCAGAAGAAGATGGTGCTTGGGAAACGCAGCCAAAACAAGGTATAATCGACAAATTAAAATCTTTTTTTCAGCGGCAATAA
- a CDS encoding cell division protein FtsQ/DivIB, with protein MKSGKRSVRSSKSAVSVPRDRHPLWLGLLAISEAMLILLLVVGIAVALYFAYQRLTKQAFFPLRRVIIAEPLRYGSADDVAAAVNRAGEPDLMHVDVQELAKNISDISWVSDAVVEKRWPDSVYVRLQERFPVVRWGGQYLDKDAVRFSLPNPPAQEALFPVMGPDGYEGKVLARYREMEPWLLGQQVPMNGIRLDPRLIWHIDLPGDIDVILGRDDLNNRLKKLAMVYKRVVVPYEAYIDAVDLRYQDGFSVRWKPGVKPKNGQEAAL; from the coding sequence ATGAAATCAGGCAAAAGGTCAGTACGTTCATCAAAATCTGCGGTTAGTGTTCCGCGTGATCGTCATCCGTTGTGGCTAGGGTTGCTGGCAATCAGTGAGGCGATGTTGATTTTATTGTTGGTCGTCGGTATTGCGGTGGCGCTTTATTTCGCGTATCAGCGCCTGACCAAACAAGCTTTTTTCCCTTTGCGCAGGGTTATCATTGCAGAGCCTCTTCGCTATGGTTCGGCTGATGATGTCGCAGCAGCTGTGAATCGGGCAGGTGAACCAGATTTGATGCATGTCGATGTTCAAGAATTGGCAAAAAATATTAGTGATATCTCATGGGTGAGTGATGCAGTGGTGGAGAAGCGCTGGCCGGATAGTGTATACGTCCGCTTGCAGGAGCGCTTTCCGGTAGTACGGTGGGGGGGGCAGTATCTCGATAAGGATGCGGTACGTTTTTCATTGCCTAATCCACCGGCTCAGGAAGCACTCTTTCCTGTGATGGGCCCTGACGGTTATGAAGGGAAAGTATTGGCGCGCTATCGCGAAATGGAACCATGGCTGCTTGGCCAGCAGGTACCCATGAATGGTATTCGTCTCGATCCACGCCTGATTTGGCATATTGATTTACCTGGAGATATTGATGTGATCTTGGGGCGTGATGACCTCAATAACCGACTGAAGAAATTGGCGATGGTGTACAAGCGTGTGGTTGTGCCTTACGAAGCTTATATTGATGCAGTCGACCTGCGTTATCAGGACGGATTTTCAGTACGTTGGAAACCGGGTGTCAAACCTAAAAATGGACAAGAAGCGGCACTGTAG
- a CDS encoding D-alanine--D-alanine ligase has product MHKHDLQPASAFGKVAVLYGGRSAERDVSLNSGRAVHEGLCAYGIDAHLIDTGRDDVLHSLAGFDRAFVVLHGRGGEDGQIQALLDYLGIPYTGSGMTACAVAMDKLLTKSVWRDHGLPVLPDTRLSAEDDYVSVSALLGCSQFVVKPALEGSSVGVSKVIDSETFKKAYQAAGGDGEKIMAEPWIDGRELTYSILGERVLPGIEITASQQHVFYDYEAKYLADDTDYVCPAPIDDKLNEFLSETALKAFKALGASGWGRIDYLLDSDNNAYLLEINTVPGMTSHSLVPLAARTVGIEFSGLVVRVLQTTLADKQGR; this is encoded by the coding sequence ATGCATAAGCACGACTTGCAGCCTGCTTCCGCCTTTGGCAAAGTCGCCGTATTATATGGTGGGCGCTCTGCCGAGCGTGATGTTTCACTAAACAGTGGCCGTGCGGTTCATGAAGGATTGTGTGCATACGGCATTGATGCGCATTTGATCGATACAGGGCGTGATGATGTCCTGCATTCTCTTGCAGGATTTGATCGTGCATTTGTCGTCTTACATGGCCGTGGTGGTGAGGACGGCCAAATTCAGGCATTGCTCGATTATTTGGGCATACCTTATACCGGTAGTGGGATGACGGCTTGTGCTGTTGCAATGGATAAGCTACTGACCAAATCGGTGTGGCGCGATCATGGTTTGCCAGTATTGCCTGATACTCGCTTAAGTGCAGAAGATGATTATGTCTCTGTTTCAGCATTGCTTGGATGTTCGCAATTTGTGGTTAAGCCAGCACTGGAAGGCTCAAGCGTTGGTGTGAGTAAAGTCATCGATAGTGAGACATTCAAAAAAGCTTATCAGGCGGCTGGCGGCGATGGTGAAAAAATCATGGCTGAGCCTTGGATTGACGGGCGCGAACTGACTTACTCAATTCTCGGTGAGCGCGTGTTGCCCGGTATTGAAATCACCGCCAGCCAACAGCATGTTTTCTATGATTATGAGGCTAAATATCTCGCTGATGATACAGACTACGTCTGTCCCGCTCCGATCGACGATAAACTCAATGAATTTTTAAGCGAAACAGCACTCAAGGCATTCAAAGCACTGGGTGCATCAGGTTGGGGAAGAATTGATTACTTGCTAGATAGCGACAACAATGCCTACTTGCTCGAAATCAATACCGTGCCGGGTATGACTTCTCATTCATTGGTGCCTTTGGCTGCGCGCACCGTCGGGATTGAGTTCAGTGGGTTGGTTGTGCGGGTTTTGCAAACGACTTTGGCTGATAAGCAGGGGCGGTAA
- the murC gene encoding UDP-N-acetylmuramate--L-alanine ligase translates to MRRVQEVFFVGIGGVGMSAIAEVLINLGYRVSGSDLKPSANTDRLCAKGARIAFGHAAENVGDASVVVTSSAIDPRNPEVIEARERGIPVIRRAEMLAELMRFRFGIAIAGTHGKTTTTSLTASILADAGLDPTFVIGGVLTSVGSNARLGEGQYLVAEADESDASFLHLQPMISIVTNIDADHLENYGGSFEQLKAGFVQFLHNLPFYGLAVVCIDDPGVREVLPEIARPTRTYGFGEDADIRAINVRQDGLLMRFDVYDRASGEQFPAALNMPGKHNVLNALAAMIVAEELGLDRQAIIDGLAHFRGVGRRFTHHGQVMHARGSADVFEDYGHHPSEIRAVLDAAAEGFADRRVVAVFQPHRFTRTRDLLDDFAAVLSQCDALVLTDVYSAGEAPIDGADARTLARAIRAHGRVEPILIADKNEINARLNDDLLEDDDVVIYFGAGDIGRYAKEMTKNAGEELSNA, encoded by the coding sequence ATGCGCCGGGTGCAAGAAGTCTTTTTTGTCGGTATCGGCGGTGTGGGCATGAGTGCAATCGCTGAAGTGCTGATTAATCTTGGTTACCGCGTCAGTGGGTCGGATTTGAAGCCTTCCGCTAATACTGATCGTTTGTGTGCTAAAGGTGCACGGATTGCTTTCGGACATGCTGCTGAGAATGTTGGCGATGCCAGCGTGGTCGTCACATCATCAGCGATTGATCCACGTAATCCGGAAGTGATTGAGGCGCGTGAGCGCGGTATTCCTGTTATTCGCCGTGCGGAAATGCTTGCTGAATTGATGCGTTTCCGCTTTGGTATTGCTATTGCAGGTACGCATGGCAAGACGACTACGACCAGCCTGACTGCTTCTATTCTTGCCGATGCAGGGCTTGATCCAACCTTTGTGATTGGTGGCGTTCTGACCAGTGTTGGTAGTAATGCCCGCCTTGGTGAGGGTCAATATCTCGTCGCTGAAGCTGATGAGTCGGATGCGTCGTTTTTGCATTTGCAGCCGATGATTTCAATTGTGACCAATATTGACGCAGATCACTTGGAAAACTACGGTGGCAGCTTTGAGCAACTTAAAGCCGGGTTTGTACAGTTTTTGCATAATCTACCGTTTTACGGGCTTGCCGTAGTGTGTATTGACGACCCGGGTGTGCGTGAAGTATTGCCAGAAATTGCACGCCCGACGCGCACTTATGGATTTGGTGAAGACGCAGATATCCGTGCCATTAATGTACGCCAGGATGGTTTGCTGATGCGTTTTGACGTCTATGACCGCGCTAGCGGTGAGCAATTCCCTGCAGCATTGAATATGCCGGGTAAGCACAATGTGCTTAATGCCTTGGCGGCGATGATTGTCGCTGAAGAGCTTGGTTTGGATCGTCAGGCGATTATTGATGGTCTTGCCCATTTCCGTGGTGTCGGCCGTCGCTTTACGCATCATGGCCAAGTCATGCATGCACGCGGTAGTGCGGACGTATTTGAAGATTATGGGCACCATCCGAGCGAAATTCGCGCAGTGCTTGATGCTGCGGCAGAAGGTTTTGCCGATCGCCGTGTTGTGGCAGTTTTCCAACCGCACCGTTTTACCCGTACCCGTGATTTATTGGATGATTTTGCCGCAGTACTCAGCCAGTGTGATGCGCTGGTGCTGACAGATGTCTATAGTGCTGGTGAGGCGCCCATTGATGGTGCTGATGCACGTACATTGGCGCGTGCTATTCGCGCACATGGCCGCGTTGAGCCGATTCTGATAGCGGATAAAAATGAGATTAATGCCCGCCTAAACGATGATTTACTTGAAGACGATGATGTGGTGATCTATTTTGGTGCGGGTGATATTGGCCGTTACGCAAAAGAAATGACCAAAAATGCTGGGGAGGAGTTAAGCAATGCATAA
- the murG gene encoding undecaprenyldiphospho-muramoylpentapeptide beta-N-acetylglucosaminyltransferase: protein MSRFAGKTVLFMAGGTGGHVYPALTVADALAAEGAIIHWLGNADGFEGRVVPQYGYELHDIQVRGLRGNGAAGWLKAPWMVSRAVSRASGVIKAIRPDVVIGMGGFAAGPGGVAAKLRGIPLIIHEQNAVMGLTNKLLARIANSVLLADVRASKALGSKEYKVVGNPVRAQIIDSRQQPARYQTRDGQIRLLVLGGSQGAKAVNEAVPQALALLDAEERPAVRHQVGPRWVDVVNSAYHDAGVVGEVVPFIDDMAGALADCDWVVCRSGALTVAELATVGVPAVCIPLPQAVDDHQTANAQTLVDAGAAEILPQSQLNAQTLAEAIRKRRDRAALRIQAEAALSCAKPNATQDIIHTVEPYLS from the coding sequence ATGAGTCGCTTTGCCGGAAAGACGGTTTTATTCATGGCCGGTGGTACAGGCGGGCATGTTTATCCAGCCTTGACTGTTGCTGATGCCTTAGCGGCGGAGGGCGCAATAATTCATTGGCTTGGTAATGCGGATGGTTTTGAAGGTCGTGTAGTACCGCAGTACGGCTACGAATTGCACGATATTCAGGTTCGTGGATTACGCGGTAATGGTGCTGCTGGTTGGTTGAAAGCACCTTGGATGGTGTCGCGTGCCGTATCGCGGGCGTCTGGCGTCATTAAGGCTATTCGTCCTGATGTGGTCATCGGTATGGGTGGTTTTGCCGCCGGGCCGGGTGGTGTTGCAGCCAAATTGCGCGGCATTCCCCTGATCATTCATGAGCAGAATGCAGTAATGGGACTGACCAATAAGCTGCTTGCTCGCATTGCCAATTCTGTTTTGCTGGCTGATGTTCGCGCGAGCAAGGCGTTAGGTAGTAAAGAATATAAGGTGGTCGGTAATCCAGTTCGTGCGCAGATTATCGATAGTCGCCAACAACCAGCACGCTATCAGACGCGTGATGGCCAGATCCGCTTATTGGTACTTGGCGGTAGTCAGGGTGCCAAAGCTGTTAACGAAGCTGTGCCGCAAGCACTGGCTTTGCTCGATGCAGAAGAGCGACCAGCGGTTCGTCATCAGGTTGGGCCACGCTGGGTGGACGTGGTCAATAGTGCCTACCACGATGCAGGCGTCGTGGGTGAAGTTGTGCCTTTTATTGATGACATGGCAGGTGCACTGGCAGATTGCGATTGGGTCGTATGCCGTAGTGGTGCGCTAACAGTTGCTGAGTTAGCGACGGTGGGTGTACCGGCAGTGTGTATACCGTTACCACAAGCAGTAGATGATCATCAGACAGCCAATGCACAGACGCTGGTTGATGCAGGTGCCGCTGAAATATTGCCGCAGTCACAATTAAATGCACAAACCTTGGCCGAAGCAATTCGCAAGCGGCGCGATCGAGCCGCGTTGCGTATACAGGCTGAAGCAGCACTAAGCTGCGCTAAACCAAATGCAACACAGGATATTATTCACACCGTGGAGCCCTATTTATCATGA
- the ftsW gene encoding putative lipid II flippase FtsW, whose amino-acid sequence MATKTAGLKRPVDSFHRAQRGSASRWHDLAFPDTWLLVAWFSLIAAGLVAVTSASMPEAADNGQSYYYYLQRQLVFVAVGLMAAYICFSVSIRQWIKLSRSMIVIAGLLLVVIHIPGVGAEVNGSVRWLNLLVVKFQVGELVKLAIVLYVASFLDRNSRGLDRSWSPVIRLLILTAVFAAALLIQPDFGTTAVVTATIFGMMFLGGVNLKRLLIVVSLGIIAMVALLVAAPYRRERLATFMDPWEQKYDSGYQLVQSLIAVGNGRLQGLGLGQSIQKHQFLPEAHTDFIFAIIAEETGLIGCMVIILLFALLVWRIFVTAMIAESVRKRFASLVAYGVGMWIAMQALVNIGVTVGALPTKGLTLPFISYGGSSIVIMMMAMGIVCRIDAESRYLARREGII is encoded by the coding sequence ATGGCGACTAAAACAGCAGGGCTGAAACGTCCAGTCGATAGTTTTCACCGTGCCCAGCGTGGTAGTGCATCTCGCTGGCATGATCTTGCTTTTCCCGATACGTGGCTTTTGGTTGCGTGGTTTTCATTGATTGCAGCGGGTTTGGTTGCTGTGACGTCAGCCTCTATGCCTGAAGCTGCAGATAATGGACAGTCATATTATTACTATTTACAGCGCCAATTAGTGTTTGTCGCAGTCGGGTTGATGGCGGCATATATTTGTTTTTCGGTTTCTATTCGTCAGTGGATTAAGCTGAGCCGCAGCATGATTGTCATTGCGGGTTTGTTGCTTGTGGTTATTCATATACCCGGCGTGGGCGCAGAAGTTAATGGTTCAGTGCGGTGGCTGAATTTGTTGGTGGTTAAGTTCCAGGTTGGTGAGTTGGTCAAGCTGGCAATCGTGCTTTATGTTGCCTCATTTCTTGATCGCAACAGCCGTGGACTGGATCGCTCGTGGTCACCAGTTATACGATTATTGATCTTAACGGCCGTATTTGCTGCTGCACTTTTGATCCAGCCTGACTTCGGTACCACTGCTGTGGTCACCGCGACTATTTTTGGCATGATGTTCCTTGGTGGTGTGAACCTCAAGCGCCTGCTTATTGTGGTTTCTTTGGGTATCATTGCAATGGTTGCATTGTTAGTGGCGGCGCCATATCGCCGTGAGCGCTTGGCTACATTTATGGATCCTTGGGAGCAAAAGTACGATAGCGGTTACCAGCTGGTGCAATCATTGATTGCTGTTGGCAATGGCCGTTTACAAGGGCTTGGATTAGGGCAGAGTATTCAAAAACATCAATTTCTGCCTGAAGCTCATACCGACTTCATTTTTGCAATCATTGCCGAGGAAACCGGCCTGATTGGTTGCATGGTTATTATTTTGCTGTTTGCGCTGCTGGTGTGGCGTATTTTCGTCACCGCGATGATTGCTGAAAGTGTGCGCAAGCGCTTTGCTTCACTGGTTGCTTATGGTGTTGGGATGTGGATTGCGATGCAGGCGTTGGTCAATATTGGCGTAACTGTTGGTGCATTACCGACTAAAGGCCTGACTTTACCATTCATTAGTTATGGTGGTAGCTCTATCGTGATTATGATGATGGCAATGGGCATTGTTTGTCGTATTGATGCCGAAAGTCGCTATCTTGCGCGCCGTGAGGGCATTATATGA
- the murD gene encoding UDP-N-acetylmuramoyl-L-alanine--D-glutamate ligase encodes MNTYINRLRALNLAEPVYVAGMGMSGRSALDVLREAGYDAIGIDERSEGRHIQKVNFDDADLSSAATLVVSPGIDRRRGAFARYFGEMINDVELFARIIDKPVLAVTGSNGKSTVVTMLAEALRAVGKTTALCGNIGYPVLSALINDDPADVYVLELSSYQLELCPSLVSQVGCVLNVSPDHLDRYETLEDYTAAKANLVRQSKVCVLNHDDVACRKMDVLSPALQWFGANQINTVSDGSVVIDGEPRLRTDELTLKGGHNYANVVAVLIMLHELGLDNDAALGAVKSFAGLPHRMQVVREHKGVTWFNDSKATNTGATEAALSGINAPLLLILGGQDKNQDFSGLASLLKDKELRSLLLIGENNTALEGSLTNANLNYEVCHTLDKAVARARELAQSGDWVVLSPACASFDQFRGYAQRGEAFINEVNRHGD; translated from the coding sequence ATGAATACTTATATCAATCGCCTGCGGGCACTCAATCTTGCTGAGCCGGTCTATGTGGCCGGCATGGGTATGTCTGGCCGTAGTGCTCTTGATGTATTGCGTGAAGCTGGTTACGACGCCATTGGTATTGACGAGCGCAGTGAAGGCCGCCATATCCAAAAAGTTAATTTTGATGATGCTGATTTGAGTAGTGCGGCAACGCTGGTTGTCAGCCCCGGGATTGACCGCCGCCGCGGTGCTTTTGCTCGCTATTTTGGCGAGATGATAAATGATGTTGAGTTGTTTGCGCGGATCATCGATAAGCCAGTACTGGCGGTAACCGGTTCGAACGGAAAATCAACCGTTGTCACAATGCTTGCTGAAGCGCTGCGTGCAGTAGGAAAAACCACAGCACTGTGTGGCAATATTGGCTACCCGGTACTGTCTGCACTGATCAACGATGATCCGGCTGATGTGTATGTTCTCGAATTATCCAGTTATCAGCTGGAGCTTTGCCCGAGTTTGGTGTCGCAAGTTGGCTGTGTTCTTAACGTCAGCCCAGATCACCTGGATCGCTATGAGACTCTTGAAGACTACACGGCTGCCAAAGCAAACTTGGTGCGTCAATCTAAGGTGTGTGTACTCAATCACGATGATGTGGCATGTCGCAAGATGGATGTGCTGAGTCCAGCTCTCCAATGGTTTGGTGCCAATCAGATAAATACGGTTAGTGATGGCTCAGTGGTGATTGATGGTGAGCCGCGTTTGCGTACTGATGAGTTGACGCTTAAAGGTGGGCATAACTATGCCAATGTTGTTGCCGTCTTGATTATGTTGCACGAGTTGGGATTGGATAATGATGCGGCGCTGGGCGCGGTCAAGTCTTTTGCCGGATTACCGCACCGTATGCAGGTAGTCCGTGAGCATAAGGGCGTCACTTGGTTCAATGACTCCAAGGCGACCAATACCGGCGCGACAGAAGCGGCATTGAGCGGCATTAACGCGCCATTGTTGTTGATTCTCGGTGGTCAGGATAAAAATCAGGATTTCAGCGGATTAGCTAGCTTACTCAAGGATAAGGAGCTACGCTCACTTCTGCTGATTGGCGAAAATAATACTGCGCTGGAAGGCTCGCTCACCAACGCAAACCTCAATTATGAGGTGTGTCATACGTTGGATAAGGCTGTAGCTAGGGCGCGTGAACTCGCCCAATCCGGAGATTGGGTGGTATTGTCGCCTGCATGTGCGAGCTTTGATCAATTTAGAGGCTATGCCCAGCGTGGTGAAGCCTTCATTAATGAGGTGAATCGCCATGGCGACTAA